In Stomoxys calcitrans chromosome 2, idStoCalc2.1, whole genome shotgun sequence, the following proteins share a genomic window:
- the LOC106088296 gene encoding TATA-binding protein-associated factor 172, producing the protein MTSRLDRLFILLESGSSAVTRKAAAKQIGEIQKLYPQELHTLLNRLIGYLHSSSWDTRIAAAQAVEAILSNVPEWRPELYAAPIKKEIKKEETAADEESSCHSNASSTTTATSVSVNSDLYKERYLSFAEFNLEQVLKKGARLIGSEGLEFDFNEEALVGRGEAAGLGGADNAAERLSRQRALLNEKLGLTQASKLGVNLTDLISDEDMMRSGSNYNINEEKVPVEHILNIKPNVNLMPTNGQQLSCREMNRAKRKARQNAASMSSASGVMPASASCSNGSAEEPEKKKLKTAGEGQRQDIFYSLNDPVPDATGSWIDATHWPLENFCARLYVDLFNAKWEVRHGAATALRELINKQAMGAGKSMNMTREEMQHYHNLWLEDAALRLLCVLCLDRFGDFISDQVVAPVRETCAQVLGTIVKEMEANKVHEIVYILRTLLKQSEWEVRHGGLLGMKYVFVVREDLLQIYLPQTINDILLGLFDSVDDVGAVAASTLIPVATWLPKLLNATQVSSIVKMLWDLLLDQDELTSASNNFMGLLSAILCLPNASSWIQMEPMSTLIPRLWPFLSHSTSSVRKSTLVTLQTLTKNTLNEKSAVIQAETTVIMKTPNSPASAPNTQLSFDSKSLRLNFGVIEWDWKLLQEALRHVYQRILVEPLAEIQEMAKLVWLNLIVNADLGALLHAACPYVSSWICLAMQPPRLAFDPSILIQAASSHATTTLDGNTPAQRRRHHRLADDLGGSNALAIQKLYLGGSESTPIEVREKNYVRARVTASRVLGSLSHYLVQPAPGVVYSPETESSPMDCYAKVLLGHLKSRSAVQRLVCSLIIAFWAKSDPKVCPGPLELQEKLRSCVMEYIYYEEVAVSLTRLHQETQDFIATLKQYKIPIHDFDHAKVLNLDQIEAVATTLTADLRNHPLKPKILEMLEDRRKGLQSAYQQTSSEQAKYNISTQAALAGAIVCLKCLPEKLNPVVKPMMESIKREESVLLQELSCEFLVEFMDQVCDREPSPNSKLLNNLCALLKSDNEFTPKIVGAPVALYKTPAINSASDSDSSVYYGILTLSLQQNMNANGRSSSSSGNSSGAGTPSTSRGPGRPSLSETLAAAAAAAQAAEAGTKSIANELELKRNRIQRIGSSCAIIKLCQHFGNQLMEKVPVFEQLIYKKIMQFMAAFPKTEILSNIIIDVGQTNDLMTSLQLLETAAPYIHDDLHEKLFELLPALGNLIAHPFKAVRHMAARCVATLASLDPCRIMDFVVNHIMILLPKVENVIERQGAIETIERVVEKLQIKIVPYIVLLVVPLLGAMSDTNESVRLLSTHCFATLIQLMPLDSVAQGNGIKHEIKSADLQARKTRDREFLDYLFQPKTIPDYRVPVQINVELRSYQQAGINWLWFLNKYNLHGILCDDMGLGKTLQTICILAGDHYQRYVDKATPLPSLVICPPTLTGHWVYEVEKFLKDPKILIPLHYVGLPVCREKLRSLIGTKSNLVVASYDTIRKDIDFFSSVHWNYCVLDEGHIIKNGKTKSSKAIKMLKANHRLILSGTPIQNNVLELWSLFDFLMPGFLGTEKQFVARYSRPIFASRDAKSSPKEQEAGVLAMEALHRQVLPFLLRRVKEDVLKDLPPKITQDLLCELSPLQERLYEDFSRAHLNPEIKDCLENGGDFNTKTHIFHALRYLQNVCNHPKLVLIPKHPEYLRITQELQLQQSSLNDIEHSAKLPALKQLLLDCGIGVQTESVSQHRALIFCQLKAMLDIVEKDLLKKHLPTATYLRLDGSVPASMRQDIVNNFNTDPSIDVLLLTTQVGGLGLNLTGADTVIFVEHDWNPMKDLQAMDRAHRIGQRKVVNVYRLITRKSLEEKIMCLQKFKMLTANTVVSSENASLDTMGTGQIFDLFNLNERNKANESKKTTASTSSSATGQFSMNAIIENLPELWSEHQYDEEYDMSNFVQALKK; encoded by the exons ATGACATCAAG ACTTGATCGTCTGTTCATTTTATTGGAATCGGGTTCATCGGCCGTAACACGAAAGGCTGCTGCCAAACAAATTGGTGAAATTCAAAAGTTATATCCTCAAGAGTTGCACACTTTGCTTAATCGTCTCATTGGCTATTTGCATAGTTCGTCATGGGACACACGCATTGCAGCCGCTCAAGCTGTGGAAGCCATACTCAGCAATGTGCCCGAATGGCGGCCCGAATTGTATGCAGCGCCAATAAAGAAGGAAATCAAAAAGGAGGAGACGGCTGCAGATGAAGAGAGCAGTTGTCATTCTAATGCTTCTtccacaacaacagcaacctcGGTTTCGGTCAATAGTGATTTGTACAAGGAGCGTTATCTATCATTTGCCGAATTCAATCTAGAGCAAGTGCTAAAGAAGGGAGCCAGGCTTATAGGCTCAGAGGGTTTGGAATTTGATTTTAATGAAGAAGCCCTAGTGGGGCGTGGGGAGGCCGCTGGCCTAGGCGGAGCGGATAATGCCGCCGAGCGTTTGAGTCGCCAAAGAGCTTTGCTAAACGAAAAGTTGGGCTTGACGCAAGCCTCTAAATTGGGAGTTAATTTAACAGATTTAATTTCCGATGAAGATATGATGCGTAGTGGCAGCAATTACAACATAAATGAGGAAAAAGTCCCAGTCGAGCATATACTCAATATCAAGCCCAATGTGAATTTGATGCCCACCAATGGCCAACAATTAAGTTGTCGCGAAATGAATCGGGCCAAAAGAAAGGCCAGGCAAAATGCGGCCTCTATGTCGTCGGCAAGCGGTGTTATGCCAGCCTCAGCATCCTGCTCAAATGGCTCTGCCGAAGAACCGGAAAAGAAGAAACTTAAAACAGCGGGTGAGGGTCAGAGGCAGGATATTTTCTACAGTTTGAATG ATCCTGTGCCCGATGCCACAGGTTCTTGGATAGATGCCACACATTGGCCTCTGGAGAATTTTTGTGCCCGCCTTTATGTGGATTTGTTTAATGCCAAATGGGAGGTGCGTCATGGAGCCGCAACGGCATTGAGGGAACTCATTAACAAGCAGGCAATGGGAGCTGGGAAAAGTATGAATATGACCAGAGAAGAG ATGCAGCACTATCATAACCTATGGCTAGAGGATGCTGCACTACGACTACTTTGTGTTCTCTGCCTAGATCGCTTTGGTGATTTCATTTCCGATCAAGTGGTGGCACCTGTGCGTGAGACTTGTGCCCAAGTTTTGGGAACAATTGTCAAAGAAATGGAAGCCAATAAAGTCCATGAAATTGTCTACATTCTACGCACCCTATTGAAACAAAGCGAATGGGAGGTACGCCATGGTGGTCTATTGGGCATGAAATATGTGTTTGTAGTACGCGAAGATTTGCTGCAGATCTATCTGCCGCAAACCATCAATGATATTTTATTGGGCCTATTCGATAGCGTCGATGATGTGGGTGCTGTTGCTGCCTCCACCCTTATACCGGTGGCCACATGGTTGCCCAAACTGTTAAATGCCACTCAGGTCTCATCGATTGTCAAGATGTTATGGGATTTGCTGCTGGACCAAGATGAATTGACTTCAGCCAGTAATAACTTTATGGGTCTTCTATCTGCCATACTATGTCTGCCGAATGCTTCTTCCTGGATTCA AATGGAACCCATGTCTACCTTGATACCTCGCCTATGGCCATTTCTCTCGCACAGCACCAGTTCGGTGCGCAAATCCACTTTAGTAACTCTACAAACATTGACCAAGAACACCTTAAACGAAAAGTCCGCTGTAATACAAGCCGAAACTACGGTCATAATGAAAACTCCCAACTCACCAGCGTCCGCTCCCAATACACAGCTGAGTTTTGATTCCAAGAGCCTTAGGCTTAATTTTGGAGTCATTGAATGGGATTGGAAGCTATTGCAGGAAGCCTTGCGGCATGTTTATCAACGTATTCTAGTCGAgcctttggctgaaattcaagaAATGGCCAAATTAGTGTGGCTTAATTTAATAGTAAATGCCGATTTGGGAGCTTTGCTGCATGCCGCCTGCCCATATGTATCCTCATGGATTTGTTTGGCCATGCAACCGCCGCGTTTGGCCTTTGATCCTTCCATACTTATTCAAGCTGCATCATCGCATGCGACAACAACATTGGATGGCAATACCCCAGCGCAACGTAGACGCCATCATCGGCTGGCCGATGATTTGGGGGGATCCAACGCTTTGGCaatacaaaaactatatttgggtgGTTCGGAATCAACACCCATAGAGGTAAGGGAAAAAAACTATGTGCGAGCACGTGTGACAGCCTCTCGCGTTTTGGGTTCCCTTTCGCATTATCTGGTGCAACCGGCCCCAGGAGTAGTTTATTCACCAGAGACTGAAAGCAGTCCCATGGATTGCTATGCCAAAGTTTTATTGGGTCATTTGAAATCGCGTTCGGCCGTACAGCGTCTGGTCTGCAGTCTCATTATAGCCTTTTGGGCTAAAAGTGACCCTAAGGTATGCCCTGGTCCCCTGGAATTGCAAGAAAAATTGCGTAGTTGCGTCATGGAATATATTTACTATGAAGAAGTAGCTGTATCCCTTACAAG ACTGCATCAAGAGACCCAAGACTTTATAGCCACTCTAAAACAATACAAAATTCCCATACATGATTTTGATCACGCCAAAGTCTTGAATTTGGATCAAATAGAAGCTGTAGCCACCACACTAACAGCTGATCTACGCAACCACCCGTTAAAACCGAAGATTCTGGAAATGTTGGAGGATCGACGCAAGGGTCTGCAAAGTGCCTATCAGCAAACCTCCAGCGAACAAGCCAAATACAATATCAGTACACAAGCTGCCTTGGCGGGAGCCATAGTATGCCTGAAATGTTTGCCCGAAAAGCTGAACCCCGTGGTCAAACCTATGATGGAGTCCATAAAAAGGGAGGAGAGTGTGTTGCTGCAAGAACTGTCATGTGAATTTCTAGTGGAATTTATGGATCAAGTTTGTGATCGAGAACCTAGTCCGAATAGTAAACTGCTGAACAATCTGTGTGCCCTACTTAAAAGCGACAATGAATTTACACCAAAAATT GTCGGTGCTCCAGTGGCGCTGTATAAGACTCCCGCAATAAATTCTGCAAGTGACAGCGATTCCTCGGTTTATTATGGCATTTTAACGCTAAGTTTACAGCAAAATATGAATGCCAATGGCAGATCATCCAGCTCTTCCGGTAATTCTAGTGGTGCTGGAACACCTAGCACATCCAGAGGTCCTGGTAGACCTTCGTTAAGTGAAACATTGGCTGCTGCCGCCGCTGCTGCCCAGGCAGCTGAAGCTGGCACCAAGTCCATAGCCAATGAGTTGGAACTAAAAAGAAATCGCATACAACGCATTGGTTCATCGTGTGCCATTATAAAACTATGCCAACACTTTGGCAATCAACTAATGGAGAAAGTTCCCGTCTTCGAACAATTGATATATAAAAAGATCATGCAATTTATGGCGGCCTTTCCCAAAACGGAAATCCTAAGCAATATCATCATAGATGTGGGACAAACAAATGATTTGATGACTTCGTTGCAGCTACTGGAAACGGCCGCACCTTACATCCATGATGATCTGCATGAGAAATTGTTTGAACTATTGCCTGCATTGGGGAATCTAATAGCGCATCCTTTTAAAGCG GTTCGTCATATGGCTGCTCGTTGTGTGGCCACCCTAGCTTCCTTGGATCCTTGCCGCATTATGGATTTTGTGGTCAATCATATCATGATACTATTGCCGAAAGTCGAAAATGTCATTGAACGTCAGGGTGCCATTGAAACCATTGAACGTGTTGTGGAAAAGCTACAAATCAAAATCGTTCCCTATATAGTGTTGTTGGTGGTACCGCTTTTAGGCGCCATGAGTGATACCAATGAAAGTGTGCGTTTACTGTCCACCCATTGCTTTGCCACGCTCATTCAATTGATGCCATTGGACTCTGTAGCCCAAGGCAATGGGATAAAGCATGAAATTAAGTCGGCTGATTTACAAGCTCGCAAAACCAGAGATCGAGAATTTTTGGATTACCTTTTTCAACCAAAGACCATACCCGATTACAGGGTGCCAGTGCAGATAAATGTGGAATTAAGATCCTATCAGCAGGCGGGCATAAATTGGCTATGGTTTCTTAACAAATACAATCTGCATGGCATACTGTGCGATGACATGGGTTTGGGTAAAACCCTACAAACGATTTGCATATTGGCCGGTGATCATTATCAGCGTTATGTGGACAAAGCAACGCCATTGCCCAGTTTAGTCATATGTCCTCCCACCTTGACCGGCCATTGGGTCTATGAGGTTGAGAAGTTTCTAAAAGATCCAAAAATTCTCATACCGCTGCATTATGTGGGTTTGCCTGTTTGCAGGGAAAAGTTGCGTTCTTTGATTGGCACAAAATCGAATCTGGTGGTGGCCTCCTACGATACCATACGCAAAGACATAGACTTCTTTAGCAGCGTACACTGGAACTACTGTGTATTGGATGAGGGTCATATTATTAAGAATGGCAAAACAAAGAGTTCCAAAGCCATAAAAATGCTTAAGGCCAATCATCGCCTTATACTGTCAGGAACACCCATACAAAATAACGTCTTGGAGTTGTGGTCCCTATTCGATTTTCTCATGCCCGGCTTCCTGGGCACAGAAAAACAATTTGTGGCCCGCTATTCTCGTCCCATATTTGCTTCACGTGATGCCAAAAGCTCACCCAAAGAACAAGAGGCGGGAGTCTTGGCCATGGAGGCTTTACATCGTCAAGTTTTGCCATTCCTTTTGCGTCGTGTGAAAGAGGATGTGCTAAAGGATTTGCCACCAAAAATTACCCAAGATTTGCTGTGCGAATTGAGCCCGCTACAGGAGAGGCTGTATGAGGACTTCAGTCGGGCTCATCTTAATCCAGAAATAAAAGACTGTCTCGAGAATGGGGGAGATTTCAATACAAAAACCCACATATTCCACGCTTTGCGCTATTTACAAAATGTCTGTAATCATCCAAAACTAGTCTTGATACCAAAGCATCCTGAATATTTACGGATAACACAAGAATTGCAACTACAACAAAGTTCACTCAATGACATTGAACATTCGGCTAAATTACCAGCTTTAAA ACAACTTTTACTGGACTGCGGCATTGGTGTTCAGACCGAGTCTGTTTCCCAGCATCGCGCCTTAATCTTCTGCCAGTTGAAAGCCATGTTGGACATTGTGGAAAAGGATTTGTTGAAGAAACATTTGCCTACGGCCACATATTTGCGTTTGGATGGCAGTGTACCAGCCTCCATGCGTCAAGATAttgtaaacaattttaataCAGATCCCAGCATAGATGTTTTGCTGTTGACCACCCAG GTTGGTGGCTTGGGTCTGAACCTTACAGGCGCTGATACCGTCATCTTTGTGGAACACGATTGGAATCCCATGAAAGATCTGCAAGCCATGGATCGTGCCCACCGCATTGGCCAAAGGAAGGTGGTTAATGTCTATCGTCTTATAACTCGCAAGTCTCTCGAAGAGAAAATCATGTGTTTGCAAAAGTTTAAGATGCTCACCGCCAATACTGTGGTCAGCTCTGAAAATGCCAGCCTCGACACCATGGGCACTGGTCAAATTTTCGATTTGTTCAACTTGAATGAACGCAACAAAGCCAACGAAAGTAAAAAGACCACCGCTTCAACTTCGTCTTCTGCAACGGGGCAATTTAGCATGAATGCCATCATTGAAAATCTTCCCGAGCTATGGTCTGAACACCAATACGATGAGGAGTATGATATGTCGAATTTTGTACAAGCTCTCAAAAAATAA
- the LOC106088287 gene encoding uncharacterized protein LOC106088287, translating to MKLLAISIIVAVSLTNVDYTTGHGMMLSPPGRSSRWRYDSSAIPNYNDNANYCGGFSVHHGQNGGKCGLCGDNYADPTPRENELGGKYGGSGVIVQTFENTYTAVIGFQITANHMGHLTYSLCNLDEFKSESEECFAKYPLKFADGSDKFYVGKTLGRVEATVVLPPGVSCNHCVLRGTYTAGNNWGICEDGTGAMGCGIQETFKSCADVRVVAPGAKRANVEDSLDMAVPDA from the exons ATGAAGTTGCTTGCGATATCAATCATAGTTGCCGTTAGTCTAACTAATGTCGACTACACAACGGGTCATGGCATGATGTTGTCTCCTCCGGGAAGATCTTCGCGCTGGCGTTATGACTCTTcggctataccaaattataacGACAATGCCAACTATTGTGGAGGATTTAGT GTTCATCATGGCCAAAATGGCGGCAAGTGCGGTTTGTGTGGAGATAATTATGCCGATCCAACTCCACGTGAAAACGAACTGGGTGGCAAATATGGTGGCAGTGGTGTCATCGTCCAAACTTTTGAGAATACATACACAGCTGTGATTGGCTTCCAAATTACAGCCAATCATATGGGTCATCTTACATACAGCCTTTGCAATTTGGATGAATTCAAATCCGAGTCCGAGGAGTGTTTCGCCAAATATCCCTTAAAGTTTGCCGATGGCAGTGATAAGTTCTATGTGGGTAAAACCCTTGGCAGGGTCGAGGCCACTGTGGTATTGCCACCCGGTGTAAGCTGCAATCATTGTGTCCTACGTGGAACCTATACGGCTGGCAATAACTGGGGCATTTGTGAGGATGGTACTGGTGCCATGGGTTGTGGCATTCAGGAGACATTCAAATCATGTGCCGATGTTCGTGTTGTGGCTCCCGGTGCTAAGAGAGCCAATGTGGAAGATTCTTTAGACATGGCAGTTCCCGATGCTTAG